In Bacteroidota bacterium, one DNA window encodes the following:
- a CDS encoding HAD-IIIA family hydrolase, with amino-acid sequence MQRAVFFDRDGVVNTRILGGYVTKWGEFEWMPDVGATLQQIKDLGYLAIIITNQRGVGIGKMTGADLDAIHERMQTELMREFGVRFDDIISCTDATNDSVRRKPAPTMLFEARDKWGIDLARSYFVGDSPSDIEAGHRAGTKTVFLLNDHEAAPEDADAQIGSLSDLVGLLS; translated from the coding sequence ATGCAGCGCGCAGTCTTTTTCGATCGTGACGGCGTCGTCAATACGCGCATCCTCGGCGGATATGTCACGAAGTGGGGCGAGTTCGAGTGGATGCCGGACGTCGGGGCAACGCTGCAACAGATCAAAGACCTTGGGTATCTCGCGATTATCATTACCAACCAGCGTGGTGTCGGGATTGGCAAAATGACCGGGGCCGATCTCGATGCGATCCATGAACGGATGCAAACCGAACTCATGCGCGAATTTGGCGTCCGCTTCGACGACATCATTTCCTGCACCGACGCAACGAACGATTCCGTTCGTCGCAAGCCGGCCCCGACGATGCTCTTCGAAGCACGTGACAAATGGGGGATTGACCTTGCCAGAAGTTATTTCGTCGGCGATTCGCCGAGCGATATCGAAGCCGGCCACCGTGCCGGAACGAAGACGGTGTTCCTCCTGAACGACCATGAAGCTGCGCCGGAGGATGCCGATGCGCAGATCGGAAGTTTGTCCGACCTCGTCGGCCTCTTGTCCTGA
- a CDS encoding undecaprenyl-phosphate glucose phosphotransferase, producing the protein MVQTGNPTRDLRRVRSARLLALAIDLALLNVSFQLAFFVRFSMFLFQAPFLLEGAPSGIYGPLELYITGAWLVISIAARLYSRNMHAPVGRFADLFKALGLLATAVLLLIVAQGGYNFYSRGFLLWFFVFSTTGLVLFRLIVNSTSNFLRSADFNARDILIIGAGRTGEKFYHTVSTNPNYGYRVIGFLDDNGIQSKVRPMILGKLGDLERITAAQAVDEVVIALPKANEETIAQLVTQCEDKCIRVNVIPNDYAAFEGKRVIEEVGEFSLVRMREAPLDQPMNKVMKRLFDIVFSIVLLIVVFPLVFIVSGLLIKLSSKGPIFFKQLRTGEDGAPFVCYKFRTMRDLGREVADSVQAVPDDPRLTWIGSILRRSNLDEIPQFWNVLKGDMSVVGPRPHMLKHTEDYRKIIGNYMVRHFVKPGVTGWAQVNGLRGATESPDKMERRVKHDVYYIENWSFGFDLAIIGRTVLTMLEGDKNAY; encoded by the coding sequence ATGGTACAGACAGGCAATCCGACCAGAGACCTTCGACGCGTGCGATCTGCACGGCTGTTGGCGCTTGCGATCGACCTCGCACTGCTCAACGTGTCGTTCCAACTCGCCTTCTTCGTTCGTTTTTCAATGTTCTTGTTCCAGGCGCCCTTCCTGCTCGAAGGCGCGCCGAGCGGCATTTACGGTCCACTCGAACTCTATATCACGGGCGCATGGCTCGTGATCTCGATCGCGGCGCGGCTCTATAGCCGCAACATGCACGCACCGGTCGGCCGCTTCGCCGATCTCTTCAAAGCGCTTGGGTTGCTCGCCACCGCCGTCTTGTTGCTCATCGTTGCGCAAGGTGGATACAACTTCTACTCGCGCGGCTTCCTGTTGTGGTTCTTTGTCTTCTCGACAACGGGCCTCGTGCTCTTTCGTTTGATCGTCAATTCGACGTCGAACTTCCTGCGCTCGGCCGATTTCAATGCGCGCGATATTCTCATCATCGGCGCAGGCCGCACGGGCGAGAAGTTCTATCATACCGTTTCGACGAATCCGAACTACGGCTACCGCGTCATCGGCTTCCTCGACGATAACGGTATCCAGAGTAAGGTTAGGCCGATGATCCTCGGCAAGCTCGGCGACCTCGAACGCATCACCGCAGCACAGGCCGTCGACGAGGTCGTGATCGCATTACCAAAAGCGAACGAAGAGACGATCGCACAGCTCGTCACGCAGTGCGAAGACAAGTGTATCCGAGTGAACGTGATTCCGAACGACTACGCAGCGTTCGAGGGCAAGCGCGTGATCGAAGAAGTCGGCGAGTTCTCTCTCGTACGCATGCGCGAAGCGCCGCTCGATCAGCCGATGAACAAGGTCATGAAGCGGCTCTTCGATATCGTCTTCAGTATCGTGCTGCTGATTGTAGTCTTTCCGCTGGTGTTCATTGTCAGCGGTCTGCTCATCAAGTTGTCGTCGAAAGGCCCGATCTTCTTCAAGCAACTTCGTACAGGCGAGGACGGCGCGCCGTTCGTCTGCTACAAATTCCGTACAATGCGCGATCTCGGCCGCGAAGTTGCCGATTCGGTACAAGCCGTGCCCGACGATCCGCGTCTGACCTGGATCGGCTCGATCCTTCGTCGCTCGAACCTCGACGAAATCCCGCAGTTCTGGAATGTGCTCAAAGGCGACATGTCGGTCGTCGGTCCGCGTCCGCATATGCTCAAGCATACCGAAGACTATCGTAAGATCATCGGTAATTATATGGTGCGTCACTTCGTCAAGCCGGGCGTGACAGGTTGGGCACAAGTGAACGGACTTCGCGGTGCGACCGAATCACCGGACAAGATGGAGCGCCGCGTGAAGCACGATGTGTATTATATCGAGAACTGGTCGTTCGGCTTCGATCTCGCGATCATCGGCCGCACCGTGCTGACCATGCTCGAAGGAGACAAGAACGCCTACTGA
- a CDS encoding tetratricopeptide repeat protein: MPVHFPPTRAALYRIVLFLSVAIVLFATGVRAQSPQGSRVFEPDAASELSHSEDEFRGLNTPHRSLVASDELLHRLENENASELSDAFARLLSVSLFDRGHLGASVELLRRASHRQPPTQHHAESQLLSVLLSLSSGKTTRQECSILDAELAAICSSDLAEEPLIEGEYFYWRAEVLRSLDEHRAALEYYDSTLALKLPPMSYAHVRYRKAELEEHILLSEEARRDYDSVAALPQPNPFRLLAMLRSASMLRAQGRYELLGERVDAIARLLADTTSRFDHDIENGGYRSLFLPLLRDPSLRQERISSRAERGMTDSVGSALFAPQYPNVYECVLRASVYSSRRAFDSTVRVLDLADTILARPDSNNADLQVRTYLHHLVEFERGWAALENGDNTRAATLFRALADDDSLSNVISKFSRPLVGYTGTFYNDADALRGVQASPALAAPTEHVYDDIPSRARFYAGIALFRAGKFESARDILTALSQDETAIYSDKARYHLALVEFTSNHTIAAEALLEPVATRRTRAGIYSAILLGDINYRKMNFARAAEYFGFALSNLSSYDTALIALSSLERGLSLVALGGWHDAVHDLGEFVLRANLNSPGLDEGLFWYGRALLRVDSVEPARIMFKRVLDEFPSSERRIDAEYGYAWSLFRAGEYVQADRSFERVMKLDSITRYAYDALSRRGDAEYAAGHLSKAVKIYNLAVDRPTFDDYRTARSMFQLGIIRMRSDSARSAINAFQYVVNKVPQTDLLDRCYYNIAVAAYAIKQNERANEAAATIYKKYRSSPFAAKVAYLQAGQRERGGDLAGAYVAYRRIVREYPASPEYVASIFGAIGALASLERYPEAIALADSMYKKNADAAFAPGLLYRKGEVEFEAERFESARTTFEQFAKRYERDTLFAMARLMTARSIIAGKGSHDDARAILADVTLHNAASMAASMAYLELARLAKKDEQKNVATYYTNAFDMRYYSSDAAPQAMYEYAVYVRDGMHLADSSNAIFDELTRRYLIQTNIGARAQLQVASSLINSGEHAKAITRLETVAAAHTGDAIGAGATLDLADQYVALGNHAKALAVFDHSRDVFDLTGDQLGRSYLGSARAQVKLAQKKKAIATLHAMLKLRGIPSSKREQAQALLQTLAPVKKKKKHK, encoded by the coding sequence TTGCCTGTTCATTTTCCACCAACACGCGCGGCATTGTATCGTATCGTACTCTTTCTCTCGGTTGCCATCGTACTGTTTGCCACGGGAGTACGAGCTCAGTCGCCGCAAGGCTCTCGGGTATTCGAGCCGGATGCCGCATCCGAGCTTTCGCACAGTGAAGACGAATTTCGTGGCCTGAACACGCCGCATCGTTCGCTGGTCGCTTCCGACGAACTACTGCACCGACTCGAGAACGAGAATGCATCGGAACTCTCGGATGCGTTCGCTCGCCTGTTATCTGTGTCGCTCTTCGACCGGGGCCATCTGGGCGCATCGGTCGAGTTGCTTCGCCGAGCGTCGCATCGTCAGCCGCCGACGCAGCACCATGCAGAATCGCAGCTTCTTTCCGTGTTGCTTTCGCTGTCGTCCGGGAAGACGACTCGTCAGGAGTGTTCGATCCTCGATGCCGAGCTTGCCGCTATTTGCTCGAGCGATCTCGCAGAAGAACCGTTGATCGAAGGCGAATACTTCTACTGGCGTGCCGAGGTGTTACGTTCGCTCGACGAGCACCGTGCGGCGCTGGAGTATTACGACAGCACGCTTGCGCTGAAGTTGCCCCCGATGAGTTATGCGCATGTGCGTTATCGGAAGGCGGAGCTGGAAGAACATATTCTCCTGAGCGAAGAAGCTCGGCGCGATTACGATAGTGTGGCAGCCCTGCCACAGCCGAACCCGTTTCGGTTGCTTGCGATGCTTCGTTCGGCATCGATGCTCCGTGCACAGGGGCGCTACGAGTTGCTCGGCGAACGGGTGGATGCGATTGCCCGCTTGCTTGCCGATACCACGAGCCGATTCGATCATGACATCGAGAATGGCGGCTACCGCTCTCTGTTTCTGCCGCTTCTGCGCGATCCGTCGTTGCGACAAGAACGCATCAGCTCGCGCGCCGAACGGGGAATGACGGATAGTGTGGGGTCAGCGCTCTTCGCGCCACAATACCCGAATGTGTACGAATGTGTGCTTCGAGCATCTGTGTATTCATCACGACGAGCGTTCGACTCGACAGTACGTGTGCTCGATCTCGCGGACACAATACTCGCTCGGCCCGATAGCAATAATGCAGATCTGCAAGTACGCACATACCTGCACCACCTTGTCGAGTTCGAACGCGGGTGGGCGGCATTGGAGAACGGAGACAATACACGCGCTGCTACACTCTTTCGTGCGCTTGCCGACGACGACAGCCTTAGCAATGTGATCTCGAAATTCTCGCGTCCGCTCGTTGGCTACACCGGGACGTTTTATAACGACGCGGATGCACTTCGCGGTGTTCAAGCCTCGCCCGCTCTTGCCGCACCGACCGAGCACGTCTATGACGACATTCCGTCACGAGCGCGGTTCTACGCCGGTATCGCACTCTTTCGCGCAGGGAAATTCGAGTCGGCTCGCGACATCCTGACGGCCCTATCGCAGGACGAGACGGCGATCTATTCCGACAAAGCCCGCTATCATCTCGCACTTGTAGAGTTCACGAGCAATCACACGATCGCTGCCGAAGCGTTGCTCGAACCGGTGGCGACGCGGCGCACGCGAGCAGGAATTTACTCTGCGATTCTTCTCGGTGATATCAACTATCGCAAGATGAACTTCGCCCGAGCCGCCGAGTACTTCGGGTTCGCGCTATCGAACCTCTCGTCGTACGATACCGCACTGATCGCGTTGAGCTCGCTTGAACGCGGGCTATCGCTTGTGGCGCTCGGCGGATGGCACGACGCCGTTCACGATCTCGGCGAGTTCGTCCTCCGTGCGAATCTCAACTCGCCCGGACTTGACGAGGGGCTCTTCTGGTATGGCAGGGCGCTGCTTCGCGTCGATAGCGTGGAGCCGGCACGCATCATGTTCAAACGAGTGCTTGACGAATTCCCGTCGAGCGAGCGACGAATCGATGCAGAGTACGGATATGCCTGGTCGCTCTTTCGTGCGGGTGAGTACGTGCAGGCAGACCGGTCGTTCGAGCGCGTAATGAAACTGGATTCGATCACGCGGTACGCCTACGATGCGCTCTCGCGCAGAGGCGATGCGGAATATGCGGCGGGACATCTGAGCAAAGCGGTCAAGATCTACAATCTTGCTGTGGACCGGCCGACATTCGACGACTACCGCACTGCGCGGTCGATGTTCCAGCTCGGCATCATTCGCATGCGCTCCGACAGCGCGCGTTCGGCGATCAATGCATTTCAGTATGTTGTCAATAAAGTACCGCAGACCGATCTGCTCGATCGCTGCTACTATAATATCGCAGTGGCAGCCTATGCCATCAAGCAGAACGAGCGGGCCAACGAAGCCGCCGCGACGATCTATAAAAAATACCGCTCCTCGCCGTTCGCCGCGAAGGTCGCATACTTACAAGCGGGGCAGCGCGAACGCGGTGGAGATCTTGCAGGAGCCTACGTGGCCTATCGACGCATTGTGCGCGAGTATCCCGCATCGCCGGAATATGTCGCATCGATCTTCGGCGCCATCGGTGCGCTTGCGTCGCTCGAACGGTATCCCGAAGCCATTGCGCTTGCCGATTCGATGTACAAGAAAAATGCAGATGCAGCGTTCGCTCCGGGGCTTCTGTATCGCAAGGGAGAGGTGGAGTTCGAGGCAGAACGGTTTGAATCGGCCCGCACAACGTTCGAGCAGTTTGCAAAGCGTTACGAACGCGACACGCTCTTCGCGATGGCGCGCTTGATGACGGCCCGAAGTATCATTGCGGGCAAAGGCTCGCACGACGACGCTCGCGCAATTCTCGCAGACGTGACGCTGCACAACGCCGCTTCGATGGCCGCGTCGATGGCATATCTCGAACTTGCTCGACTGGCCAAAAAAGACGAGCAGAAGAACGTTGCTACGTATTATACGAATGCGTTCGACATGCGCTATTACTCAAGCGATGCCGCACCGCAGGCGATGTATGAATATGCTGTCTACGTGCGCGACGGAATGCATCTTGCCGATTCGTCGAATGCGATCTTCGACGAACTGACTCGACGGTATCTGATTCAAACGAATATCGGAGCTCGTGCTCAGTTGCAGGTCGCTTCGTCTCTCATCAATTCGGGCGAGCATGCGAAGGCGATCACACGACTGGAAACGGTTGCCGCTGCGCACACTGGCGATGCAATCGGTGCGGGTGCGACGCTTGATCTTGCAGATCAGTATGTCGCGCTTGGTAACCATGCGAAGGCGCTGGCCGTCTTCGATCATTCCCGCGATGTGTTCGACCTCACCGGAGATCAGCTTGGTCGCTCGTATCTCGGAAGCGCCCGTGCACAAGTGAAGCTGGCCCAAAAGAAGAAGGCGATCGCGACGCTGCATGCCATGCTCAAACTTCGCGGCATCCCCTCCTCAAAACGAGAACAGGCGCAAGCGCTATTGCAAACGCTTGCACCTGTCAAGAAAAAGAAGAAACACAAGTAA
- a CDS encoding glycosyltransferase: MIQTRTEPTNGSGTHTSAPNTTRKRVLFLTYRFPYPLVGGDRVKSYHLLRHLSTIADVDLISLDEWDTGHGEALEHLRSFCHSVKVVPFRKRAAALRIVRSLASSTPIEAAYYNDPLMQRAVDEALICNHYDLAIGFFIRTACYLKYATGVTKMLIAEDSRLLADERATKHFSASPEYVVRRIDALRLRRYEPALMKQFAVTTFVATPDEERVKGVDPAVRTAILTNGVDLERYAFNDGERENAILFAGHLGIYHNRRMVERVLTSIYPAIRAERPDVKLWIAGKDPTDDLVKLIAATDGAELFRDPADLAPFYAKAKVFVHPQDVGAGIQNKLLEAMASGCPVVTTPIGASGIDGIINGMHVMVSETDEEFVHNGLRLLGDAKESAWLARNSRTLIERRYSWDQVFSSFDDIIEGIAPNFFTVGVPKREALS, translated from the coding sequence ATGATTCAAACAAGGACAGAACCTACCAACGGAAGCGGCACCCACACTTCGGCGCCGAACACGACACGCAAACGCGTGCTCTTCCTGACGTACCGTTTTCCGTATCCGCTCGTCGGCGGCGACCGTGTCAAGAGCTATCATCTTCTTCGCCATCTCTCGACGATCGCCGACGTTGATCTCATCTCGCTCGATGAATGGGACACCGGTCACGGCGAGGCGCTCGAGCATCTGCGTTCGTTCTGCCACTCGGTGAAGGTCGTCCCGTTTCGCAAACGCGCTGCCGCGCTTCGCATCGTTCGTTCGCTTGCGAGCTCGACACCGATCGAAGCGGCGTACTACAACGACCCGCTCATGCAGCGAGCCGTTGACGAAGCGCTCATCTGCAACCACTACGATCTTGCCATCGGCTTCTTCATTCGCACGGCTTGCTATTTGAAGTATGCAACGGGCGTGACGAAAATGCTCATCGCCGAGGATTCACGTCTGCTCGCCGACGAACGCGCGACGAAGCATTTCTCTGCAAGCCCAGAGTATGTCGTGCGCCGCATCGATGCGCTTCGCTTGCGTCGTTACGAGCCTGCGCTGATGAAGCAGTTCGCCGTTACGACGTTCGTCGCTACGCCCGATGAAGAACGGGTGAAGGGTGTGGATCCGGCTGTTCGCACCGCCATCCTCACCAACGGCGTCGATCTCGAACGTTACGCATTCAACGACGGCGAGCGCGAGAATGCGATCTTGTTCGCCGGGCATCTCGGTATCTATCACAATCGCCGTATGGTCGAGCGTGTGCTCACGAGTATCTACCCGGCGATTCGTGCAGAGCGGCCGGACGTGAAGCTCTGGATCGCAGGCAAAGATCCGACCGACGACCTCGTGAAGCTCATCGCAGCGACTGACGGCGCGGAGCTCTTCCGCGACCCGGCCGATCTTGCACCGTTCTATGCGAAAGCGAAGGTGTTCGTGCATCCGCAGGATGTCGGCGCGGGCATTCAGAATAAATTGCTCGAAGCGATGGCCTCGGGTTGCCCCGTAGTCACGACGCCGATCGGCGCTTCGGGCATTGACGGCATCATCAACGGCATGCACGTCATGGTGAGCGAAACGGACGAAGAGTTTGTTCATAATGGGCTACGGTTGCTGGGCGATGCCAAGGAGTCTGCTTGGCTCGCGCGAAACAGCCGCACTCTCATCGAACGCAGATATAGCTGGGATCAAGTGTTTTCATCATTCGATGACATTATCGAAGGAATTGCGCCTAATTTCTTTACTGTAGGCGTCCCGAAGAGGGAAGCATTATCGTAA
- a CDS encoding DUF4386 domain-containing protein — protein sequence MGGGPGAGVEALATGRALVAMYDRTFMFAQSLMPAINALLLGTLMYRSRLVPRLLPTMSLIGAPLLIAAQIAALFGLIDRISAVAAVAALPIALWEFSLGMWLVVKGFDPSAKIVSEGNG from the coding sequence ATGGGGGGAGGGCCCGGAGCGGGAGTAGAAGCATTGGCCACCGGCCGCGCGCTCGTTGCGATGTACGACCGCACGTTCATGTTCGCACAAAGCCTCATGCCGGCCATAAACGCGTTGCTGTTGGGCACACTGATGTACCGGTCTCGCTTGGTGCCGCGCCTACTTCCCACGATGAGTCTGATCGGCGCGCCGCTGCTCATCGCCGCGCAGATCGCTGCCTTGTTCGGCCTCATAGACCGGATATCCGCCGTGGCTGCCGTCGCCGCGCTGCCGATCGCGCTCTGGGAATTCTCGCTCGGCATGTGGCTGGTTGTCAAAGGATTCGATCCTTCCGCCAAGATCGTTTCGGAAGGCAATGGCTGA
- a CDS encoding DUF58 domain-containing protein: MPETITTPDYLRPEIASSLGNMELVARFVVEGFITGLHKSPYHGFSVEFAEHRPYNPGDPIRNIDWKLFARTDRYYIKQYEEETNLKAHIIVDASRSMDYTSDSKHITKYRYATILAAALAYLLTRQQDAVGLAIFDEQVRSFFPARLKASYLREMLRVLQQAEPSNKTSTQAVLRNVLERIKRRGLVIVISDFLDEPQEVITSLKLLRHGGHEVIAFQVLDPVERTLALSASDATIYDSETGEFIKTQPYQLQESYKTAVDAYLSELHESLANEQIDHVVLDTTTPFDKALIEYLYKRQMIG; the protein is encoded by the coding sequence ATGCCCGAAACCATCACCACACCCGATTACCTGAGGCCCGAGATTGCTTCGTCGCTCGGGAATATGGAGTTGGTGGCTCGATTTGTCGTCGAGGGGTTCATCACGGGCTTACATAAGTCGCCGTATCACGGCTTCAGCGTCGAGTTCGCCGAACACCGGCCGTATAACCCCGGCGACCCCATCCGTAACATCGACTGGAAGCTCTTCGCACGTACCGACCGCTACTATATTAAACAGTATGAGGAAGAGACCAATCTCAAGGCGCATATCATCGTCGATGCGTCGCGGTCGATGGATTATACGAGTGACTCGAAGCACATTACGAAATATCGATACGCAACGATCCTCGCCGCCGCACTTGCATACCTCCTGACGCGGCAGCAAGACGCGGTGGGGTTAGCTATCTTTGACGAGCAGGTTCGTTCGTTCTTTCCGGCGCGATTGAAAGCAAGCTATTTGCGCGAGATGCTGCGCGTCTTGCAACAGGCCGAGCCGTCGAACAAGACGAGTACGCAAGCAGTGCTTCGCAACGTGCTCGAACGCATCAAGCGGCGCGGGCTTGTGATCGTGATCAGCGATTTCCTCGACGAGCCGCAGGAAGTGATCACCTCGCTCAAACTCTTGCGTCATGGTGGGCACGAAGTGATCGCGTTTCAGGTGCTCGATCCCGTCGAGCGTACACTCGCACTCTCGGCGAGCGATGCGACGATCTACGACAGTGAGACGGGCGAATTCATCAAGACGCAGCCGTATCAACTGCAAGAAAGCTACAAGACCGCAGTCGATGCATATCTGAGCGAATTACACGAGTCACTTGCCAACGAGCAGATCGACCATGTTGTCCTCGACACCACCACACCATTCGACAAGGCATTGATCGAATACTTGTATAAGCGACAAATGATCGGGTAG
- a CDS encoding NADP-dependent isocitrate dehydrogenase, producing the protein MTNITIARGDGIGPEIMNATLSVLTAAGAQLQIDEIEIGESVYRAGNTAGISADAWDVIRRNKIFLKAPITTPQGGGYKSLNVTTRKALGLYANIRPCFSLHPFIETKHPKMDVIIIRENEEDLYAGIEHQQTDEVVQCLKLISRPGCEKIIRYAFEYAKIYGRKKVSCFTKDNIMKQTDGLFHQVFLEIAEEYPELEHEHWIIDIGAARLADTPELFDVIVTPNLYGDILSDVAAQLTGSVGLAGSSNIGEECAMFEAIHGSAPTIAGQNIANPSGLLQGAVQMLGHIGQTDVAERIHNAWLRTIEDGIHTFDVFQAGISTKRVSTIEFANAVIERLGEVPRQLQAIHLNRSAVLRLPQYVRKPAMQKELVGVDLFVHWSGNDPNALAQALHELDTDRSKLSMITNRGIKVYPNGFKETFCTDHWRCRFTSPEQDTMAKEHIIQLLAEAESKQIDVVKTENLYTFDGKRAYSLGQGQ; encoded by the coding sequence ATGACCAATATTACAATCGCACGCGGAGACGGCATCGGGCCGGAGATCATGAACGCCACCCTGTCAGTGCTGACGGCAGCAGGGGCACAACTGCAGATCGACGAGATTGAGATCGGCGAATCGGTCTATAGGGCCGGCAACACGGCGGGTATCTCTGCCGACGCATGGGATGTCATCCGCAGGAACAAGATCTTCCTGAAAGCACCGATCACGACACCGCAGGGCGGCGGATACAAGAGCCTCAATGTCACAACACGAAAGGCACTCGGGCTCTATGCGAACATTCGCCCATGCTTTAGCCTGCACCCGTTCATCGAGACAAAGCACCCGAAGATGGATGTCATCATCATCCGGGAGAATGAAGAAGATCTCTATGCCGGTATCGAGCATCAACAAACCGACGAAGTGGTGCAATGCCTCAAACTGATCAGCCGGCCGGGATGCGAAAAGATCATCCGATACGCATTCGAGTATGCAAAGATCTACGGCCGCAAGAAGGTCAGTTGCTTCACGAAGGACAACATCATGAAGCAAACCGACGGCCTGTTCCATCAAGTGTTTCTCGAGATCGCCGAAGAGTATCCTGAACTCGAGCATGAGCACTGGATCATTGACATCGGCGCAGCCCGTCTGGCGGACACGCCCGAGCTCTTCGACGTGATCGTGACCCCGAATCTCTACGGCGACATCCTCAGCGATGTGGCAGCGCAGTTGACCGGCTCGGTGGGTCTCGCCGGTTCCTCGAACATCGGTGAGGAGTGCGCAATGTTCGAGGCGATCCATGGATCCGCGCCGACCATTGCCGGACAGAATATCGCGAATCCCTCCGGCCTCTTGCAGGGAGCCGTCCAAATGCTCGGACACATTGGACAAACGGATGTCGCCGAGCGCATTCATAACGCCTGGCTGCGAACGATCGAAGATGGGATACACACCTTCGATGTATTTCAGGCCGGCATCAGCACAAAGCGGGTCAGTACGATCGAGTTTGCTAACGCAGTGATCGAACGCCTCGGCGAGGTTCCTCGTCAATTACAGGCGATCCACCTCAACAGGTCGGCGGTGCTTCGTCTGCCGCAGTATGTCCGCAAACCCGCGATGCAGAAGGAGCTTGTCGGTGTCGATCTCTTCGTGCACTGGTCGGGCAATGATCCGAATGCGCTCGCACAGGCGCTGCACGAGTTGGATACCGATCGATCGAAGCTGTCAATGATCACAAACCGCGGGATCAAGGTCTATCCCAACGGGTTCAAAGAGACGTTCTGTACCGACCACTGGCGTTGCCGGTTCACTTCACCGGAGCAGGACACGATGGCGAAAGAACACATCATCCAACTACTGGCAGAAGCCGAATCGAAACAGATCGACGTGGTCAAGACCGAAAACCTGTACACGTTTGACGGCAAACGTGCGTACTCACTCGGGCAGGGCCAGTAA
- a CDS encoding LysR family transcriptional regulator, translating into MNYTLHQLRIYLKVTQTLSVTKAANELHLTQPAVSMQLKKFQEQFTIPLLEMVNKKIFVTEFGKEIARAAEVILAEVHGIQYKLHQHRGLLTGRLRISVVSTGKYIAPYFLSGFMKQHEGVELMLDVTNKARVIESLEKNEVDFALVSVIPEHLKIEKVELMQNKLFLVGNREQLFPKKEYATKLLQTIPIIYREEGSGTRYVMERFFRRNRLAVTKKMELTSNEAVKQAVIAGLGYSVMPLIGLKNELNEGQLQIVPVKGLPMRSTWNLIWLKEKQALPVAAAYLAYLKKEKANIIRDQFEWCEQY; encoded by the coding sequence ATGAACTACACTCTGCACCAACTGCGCATCTACCTCAAAGTCACGCAAACATTGAGTGTGACGAAGGCAGCAAACGAACTGCATCTGACTCAGCCCGCGGTGTCGATGCAATTGAAGAAGTTTCAGGAACAGTTTACGATTCCGCTGCTAGAGATGGTCAACAAGAAGATATTCGTCACGGAATTCGGGAAGGAGATCGCCCGAGCCGCTGAGGTCATCCTTGCCGAGGTACACGGTATTCAGTATAAGCTGCATCAGCATCGCGGGCTCTTGACCGGCAGGCTTCGGATTTCGGTTGTCTCTACGGGGAAGTACATCGCCCCGTATTTCCTCTCCGGGTTCATGAAACAGCATGAAGGGGTCGAACTGATGCTCGACGTGACGAACAAGGCGAGGGTCATCGAAAGCCTGGAAAAGAACGAGGTTGACTTCGCGCTCGTCAGTGTGATCCCCGAACATCTCAAGATCGAAAAGGTGGAGCTCATGCAGAACAAGTTGTTCCTGGTCGGAAACAGGGAGCAGCTCTTTCCAAAAAAGGAGTACGCCACAAAACTGCTTCAGACGATTCCGATCATCTACCGCGAGGAAGGATCCGGGACACGATACGTCATGGAGCGATTCTTCCGCAGAAACCGATTGGCAGTCACCAAGAAGATGGAGTTGACAAGCAATGAGGCAGTCAAGCAGGCAGTCATTGCCGGGCTCGGGTACTCCGTGATGCCGCTGATCGGACTCAAGAACGAGTTGAACGAGGGGCAGTTACAGATCGTCCCGGTGAAGGGTTTGCCCATGCGTTCGACGTGGAATCTGATCTGGCTCAAGGAGAAGCAGGCGCTGCCGGTGGCTGCGGCATACCTGGCGTATCTGAAAAAGGAAAAAGCGAACATCATTCGCGATCAGTTCGAATGGTGTGAGCAGTACTGA
- a CDS encoding transposase — protein MKHHVLFDHTRRYELYFGVVMPDHVHILLRPLPNGRETWFGLPEILRGIKGSSARSINTLLNRSGSVWQDEYFDRLIRDEKELHEK, from the coding sequence GTGAAACATCATGTACTCTTCGACCATACACGGAGATACGAACTCTACTTCGGCGTGGTGATGCCAGATCATGTTCACATACTCCTGCGACCGTTACCGAACGGGCGGGAGACATGGTTCGGGTTGCCGGAGATCCTGCGAGGTATCAAAGGATCCAGCGCTCGCAGTATCAATACGCTATTGAATCGCAGCGGCAGCGTTTGGCAGGACGAGTACTTCGATCGGTTGATACGCGATGAGAAGGAATTACACGAAAAGTAG